A section of the Humulus lupulus chromosome 2, drHumLupu1.1, whole genome shotgun sequence genome encodes:
- the LOC133814010 gene encoding F-box protein CPR1-like translates to MKKTKKQKKMLSLNKHFRSRECESLPYEMVYEIFLNFPVKSLMRFKSVSKQWNLNISSPEFVQKHLERQILRTPQMNIFRCHSRTISEDLYYIHRNLKPTTGENFELLTKTSNMYQRKVGSNNGIVCLYQDGPDSNSRKLILWNPSMQQSRDIDIWSDKREKIHPIKHGIYCFGFGYDSRTKDYKVVNFVYIEYKNNNTDPLCLILLYSLREEKWNHTISIEPPLLPNKLIKISWRSQKAGSRVHWIAFFKDNNGDMFRSLLFFDIEEKLFGQIALPESIAVVADDSDENWHHVELASFVDHRKGSLILFEHKKVNNNNNNNGDGLRFCCDAWVVKKCDSLDYSWAKLELSISLDRRFKALGFLSESIVFVITGDEQILFNIRTQQRHLLQIGGGDILIRSHVGTCMENMLTLNK, encoded by the coding sequence ATgaagaaaacaaaaaaacaaaaaaaaatgttgtcTCTAAATAAACACTTTCGTAGTAGGGAGTGTGAGTCCCTCCCTTACGAGATGGTTTACGAGATTTTCTTAAACTTTCCTGTGAAATCACTCATGAGGTTCAAAAGCGTCTCCAAACAATGGAATTTGAATATATCAAGCCCGGAATTCGTTCAAAAACACCTTGAGAGACAGATACTACGAACTCCACAAATGAATATATTCAGATGCCATTCCAGGACTATCAGCGAAGATCTTTACTACATTCACCGCAACCTCAAACCCACCACTGGAGAGAACTTCGAACTGTTAACAAAAACATCAAACATGTATCAGAGGAAGGTTGGTTCAAATAATGGGATCGTTTGCCTCTACCAGGACGGGCCGGATTCGAATTCAAGGAAACTGATTTTGTGGAATCCCAGCATGCAACAATCTAGAGACATCGACATTTGGAGCGACAAAAGAGAAAAAATTCATCCCATCAAACATGGCATATATTGCTTTGGATTCGGATACGATTCTAGGACTAAAGATTACAAAGTGGTGAATTTTGTTTACATTGAATACAAGAATAATAATACAGACCCATTGTGTCTTATTCTTCTCTACTCGCTCAGAGAAGAAAAATGGAACCACACCATTAGCATCGAACCCCCTCTCTTGCCTAATAAACTCATCAAAATCTCTTGGCGTTCGCAGAAGGCCGGAAGTAGGGTTCATTGGATTGCTTTCTTCAAGGACAACAACGGGGACATGTTTCGGAGTCTGTTGTTCTTTGATATCGAGGAGAAGTTGTTTGGTCAAATAGCGTTGCCGGAAAGCATAGCAGTGGTTGCAGATGATAGTGACGAAAATTGGCATCATGTGGAGCTTGCTTCTTTTGTTGATCATCGTAAGGGTTCGCTTATTTTGTTCGAGCACAAAaaggtaaataataataataacaacaatggGGATGGTTTGAGATTTTGTTGTGATGCATGGGTGGTGAAGAAGTGTGATTCTTTAGATTATTCCTGGGCCAAATTGGAGTTGAGCATTAGTTTGGATAGAAGGTTCAAGGCTTTAGGGTTTTTGAGTGAATCTATTGTATTCGTTATTACTGGGGATGAGCAGATTTTGTTTAACATCAGAACCCAACAGAGACATTTGCTTCAAATCGGTGGTGGTGACATTTTAATTCGCTCTCACGTTGGGACTTGTATGGAAAACATGCTCACCCTAAACAAGTAG